In one Oncorhynchus nerka isolate Pitt River linkage group LG7, Oner_Uvic_2.0, whole genome shotgun sequence genomic region, the following are encoded:
- the LOC115132563 gene encoding small ribosomal subunit protein eS21: protein MQNDAGEFVDLYVPRKCSASNRIIGAKDHASIQINIAEVDKATGRFNGQFKTYAICGAIRRMGEADDSLLRLAKTDSIVSKNF, encoded by the exons ATGCAGAACGACGCTGGTGAATTCGTGGACTTGTACGTCCCACGTAAATG CTCTGCAAGCAACAGAATCATTGGAGCCAAGGACCACGCCTCTATCCAGATCAACATTGCTGAG GTTGACAAGGCAACCGGTCGCTTCAATGGCCAGTTCAAGACCTACGCTATCTGCGGTGCCATCCGTAGAATG GGCGAGGCCGACGACTCCCTACTGAGGCTGGCTAAGACCGACAGCATCGTGTCAAA GAACTTCTAG